DNA from Canis lupus baileyi chromosome 6, mCanLup2.hap1, whole genome shotgun sequence:
ttaatCTCAACAGATTATTTGTGAGTGTAGTTTCTTgcgaaataattaaaaagtaaagaatatgCTTACCTTTAGTGTCTGAGCTTTGAATGAATGTGGTGTGCTTTTTATGGTTCATCTGTAATTTCTAGTTTTTATAACCAACTTTCAAAGCTAGGAGTTATGTCCATTTTACATATGGAAACTGAGACACATGAGAAGAATGACATACCCACAGTGTCACAGTTAATGAGGGCTGCAGCCAGCATGCCCCCCCAAGTCTGGCTCATGCTAGAGCCTATGTTTGCATCTTCAAGTCATAGTTTTATCCAGTCTtcacatttagtaaatatttattaaatataatagcCTACCTtgggaaaaatgtaaagaaagatcATATTatgcatggttttattttattgttctacATACTATTTTTGACctattaatttgattttaattatatattttgaggGTTTCCTCCACTTAGAGTTAAACATACATGTAAATTAGtattattctttctgttttttcctttgtgacTGACTAAAGATAATGAAATTTCTCAAAGGGTTTCCTTTCTTGGCCAGTTGTCTTAGATCCCAGCTAGCTAGGGCAGTCTCAGAGTGTTGTATAACTGGCATTTAAGAAGTCTTTTCTCACCCAGTGTCTCACTCGCATCTGGGCTGTTGTGTCTGTGAGTACAAACACTGAACCATGAGTCAGGTATACTGGTTGAGAGAGTGTGAAAGTAGGCATAGGATAGATGGACTTATTCTGTCCAATATGATCTATTCCTTTAGACATTATAATAACTCCCTTCTTGATGGGACATTGCTTTGGAGgattcttgtatttttctttttaaacatcaaTATATAGGATTTCCTGGCAACACCTTAAAATTCACTCAAGTCATTTAGGGCTCTAATTTGGTGCTTTTACAAAGAAATGGAGCACTTAAAACATGCAAGTACAGTCATAGCTTTATTATTCTTTGTGGCTGTAatttacatgtaagtgaaatgcacagatcttaaATGTCACATTTTGATGAGTTCtgatatatatgcatgtatgttaCAGATATCAAGATACACAATGTTTCCATCATCCTAAACATTTCCTAATACCTCTTGCTGgtcaggacacacacacaaacacatccaCACCCTGCAGGaggcaatttctttctttctttttttttttttaaagattttatttatttattcacgagagacagagagagagagaggcagagacacaagcagagggagaagcaggctccatgcaaggagcccgacgtgggactcgatcctgggtccccaggttctcgccctgggtggaaggtggcccCAAACTGccgaaccacctgggctgcccaggaggcaatttctttcatcagaaatTAGTTTCACCTATTCCAGAATCCTATGGACAtaaccacagtttgtttatctgtttccctgatgatggaaAAAtgggttgtttttagttttggggCATTAAAAGTAAAGCTGGTGTGtacatttttataagttttttgtggatatatgttttcattttgattggtTGGAACTGGTGAGTCATAGCGTaggtttgtttaatattttataagaaactccCAAActgtttaaaagttttaaaaggagcccttttgcactgttgatgggaatgcaaactggtgcagccactgtggaaagtagtatggaggttcctcaagaaattaaaaatagaactaccctgtcaTCCAGAAGTttcattactgggtatttatacaaagaataaaaaaaacatgaattcgAAAGGATACATGCCTCCCTATGTATATAGCAGCATTGtttaaccaaattatggaagcagctcaattgtcaagaatgaaatcttcccatttgcaacaacatggatgaagctagagagtataatgcttagtgaaacaagtcagagaaagacaaataccatatgatttcacttgtgtggaatttaagaaacaagcaaagggaaaaaaaagagggagagagacaaatcaagaaacagactctaaattatagaaaacaaactgatagttacaataggggaaggaagtggggagtgggttaaataggtgatagggattaaggaatGCAGTTGCCATGAGGAGTGTCAGGtgatgatgtatggaattgttgaatcactatattgtatacttgaaactaatagaactgtgggaaaaaaataatataaaagaagttGAGCCATTTACATCACCACTAGCAATTGATAAGAGTTTGAATTGTTGTGCATTCTTACCAATATTTAGTAAtcactgtgttttaattttagccattctggtagtatatagtgatacctcattgtaattttactttgtcttttcttGATGACCATTGATCTGAacactttttcattttcctgatggccatttgtgtatcttcttttgtgaagtatcTATGATAGCATTTCCCCATTTTTAACTgggttctttgtatttttactaACAAATTGTAGAAGTCAGTTATACATTTTAGATACAGATTTTTTGTTAGGTatatattttgctaatattttctcctagccttttgatttactgattttcttaatatcttttgaAAAGCAGATTTTTGATTTTAGGTATACTTTATTACATTTTACTTCTATAATTACTGCTTTCTGTATCTTAAGAAATCTTTATCTACTTACATatcatgaagatattctccttCTAGGATGTTTTCTTATAGAAGCTATGTATttgtaatttcaatttttatgttTAGATCTATGATTTATctcaaatgtatttttgtgtatagaaTGAGGAGGAGGTCTAAGTTCAtttttccccagatttttctagtaacatttactgaaaaaaattctcttttcctcttgacTTGCtctagagtttttaaaaattcaattggtaagtgtgggtttatttttggactctgtTCTTTTTAGTGACTTATTTGTTTATCCTTCTGCCAGTCTTGATTACTGTGgttttatagtaaatcttgaaatcaggtTGTACAGttctccaacttttaaaaaatcattttcccacATTATTTTAGCTACCAAATAGGTCCTTTTTTGTTTAcctacaaattttagaattaactaTTTAGTTCTACAAGTAGCAATAAATCCATAGatgaatttgagaaaaattaacattcttaatagtattgagtcttctaatccataaagGTGGTATATCTCTCCCATATACTTAGGACCttttaattttgtagttttcagggtaGAGGGCTTACACATCTTCTGttaaatttattgttattttctgctttttaaggCTACTGTAAATGgcttattgttttaaaatatttactatagttTGTTGCAAGTATATAGAAATTCAGTGATTTTTGTGTAGTGACCTTGTATTTGGACAAGATTTACTCATTAGTTCTAATGGCCTTTGGGGTAGATTTTtgaagtatttctttcttttcttttttttttttttttaagattttatttattttttcatgagggacacaaagagtgagaggcagagacataggcagagggagaagcaggctccatgcagggagcccgatgtgggactggatcctgggacctcaggatcacaacctgagctgaaggcagatgctcaaccgccgagccacccaggcatccctaaagtatTTCTTATGTATGCAGTCATCTTCCTATTCTTGTCTGTCttagctatttctttttcttgcctattgcACTGGCTGGGACCTCAGTACAAATTGCATGGGAGTGGTAAGAgcagacatctttgtcttgttttcgGTCTTAAAAAGAAAGCGTTTACTTTTTCACCATTAGATATTGTACTAGCTATATATTTTTCCGTGGAGCTTTTTTAATCAGGTTGAGGAATTTTTCTTCTGTAGTGCCACTCACTTAACACTTGTTAAATATTTGTATGTGTTAATAACCTGTCATAATGaaataaagttaataatataAACTTGTTATCTGTTCTTGAGAGATCACTAAGTCAGTGGATTGTAATATGTATTACCTCAGATGGTTTATTCTTTTTAGCATTTAGACCAAGTTGCTTTgatgtaacatttaaaatatattgatattgCATTTTGTAGCATTTGTcattcttaaaataagtaaataatcattATCTACTGCTAGATAGGATTTTTCAAAGCACTAGTCAAATACTCATATTGAATTGGGTTTAGGTAAAAGTATAGATGAATAATTTTGCCCTTAATTTGAGTTTAGTAGAAGGATAATTATTCTTCCTCTGCAATTTGGTCATATACTTTATAACTTTTTTGTGAAGCTTGTATGTCATTTAAGGGGCTTTCAGGGAACTTTGGATATTCTGAGTTTCGCAGAAACTGGTTATTagtgtttttctgtcttcttataGACTCTTCAAGTTATTTTTATGTGCTTTATATTAAACACTTGTTTAGCTCCAATTTTATGCCCAACAGTGTAGAGTAGGCACTTAAGATATAATGAGAAGCAAAACAGTTATTGTTCCCCTCATGGGGCTTACAGTCTAGTTAGGAAGACAAAATTGAATGAAATAGATCATTATAAACTATGATAAGTATGGAATATGGTCTAATCTAGGAATTCAAGGAAGGTATCTGTGAGGAAGTGATATTTGAACTAACTCTGAAGGTTCCATCTGAATTAACTAAAAAAGTGTGATGTCCTGAGGCAGTAGAGAACATAGCAACTATGTGTGGGACAGGGGATGGATGGAATAGGGGGACGTAGAGCCAGTTTAGCTAATCCTAAACAATATAGGAAAGAGGTAAGATTGGATAAATATGTGGAGGACAAATTTTATAGGACCTGTTAAGACTTTATCCTAAGGGCAGCGTGAaaccactgaaatattttaaaggggGAGTGATACCATCTGGCTTGCATTTTGGAAAGAATATTCCATCTTTGTGCATAATGCATTGTGAAGCAAGGCCCCAGGCAACTCAGGAAGACCACACTGGAAGCCACTGCATCAACCCACACACAAGATAATGCTAGCTCATGGAGAGTAGTGACAGTGGAGATGGAGAAAAGTTAATAGATGGGAAGAGTACTTGAAGAAATAGATACATTCGGAATGCATACaccttatttatacttttttaaatgtttaaaaaaaaccttttctttattctgtatttgtttattttttgctatatTACATTGTAATATACATGTAATATTACATTACATCATTACCTACTGTTTCTCTTATTTACCACTGACTCATGTCCTTCTCTTACTTTGTTTGCTGTTTAGGCCCTGAAATGCTTAGACGTTTAATAATGAAATACtaatacatataaaagaatatatgaaacaCACTTAAggtataaataaatcaaatacctATGATGTGTCATCTCATAAAGCTATAGTTTTAGCTGTTAGAAGTAATTCTGAAGTATCTCAAATAATAATTCCTCTTCGATATTTCCGGACCAGCATTCATCAGTTGAAAGGAAAGGGAGGTTGTTGATAATGATTCTAATAAGAATGTCAGTAATAAAATACCTAATGACCCCTAACATGAAGAGAATTATgtctaatttaaaaacaaagaatgctTTATGTAATGTGCTTTGTAAATATATGATATTAATGCTTTTTTGTTATTTGCACTTTACATTATAAATTAGTTCCTATTATAATCAGAttagaaaaaagaagggaaagggagaaaagttAGGGGCCAATAGAACTAGtcaatctctaaaaaaagaaaagaaaagaaaagaaagaattgtctTGTTAGAACCATTGAAGTTTTTTTGCAATTTGGTAGAAGGAAAGTAGGAAGCTTAGTGCATCAGAGGCTCTACTTGAACTCTCTCTTATCATGTATCTTTGGAAGTGTATACAATTATGGATTAGAGTATTCATGGACTCAAATCCCTATCAGTTATAGTTTTTGGAAATAAATGTGTCAAACTAAAGCAATCTAGTACTTGAATTTCCctatgaggttttgttttgttttgttttttgccatttcCCTGATTTTGGAAATACTACAttcaaagctattttaaaaatatgtaaagtcttggggcaccttggtggcttagtcagttaagcatctgcctttgtctcaggtcatgatcctgggggccctgAGATGTagcccagctcagcagggagtctgcgtctccttctctttctccccaccccaccttctgctcatgctctttctcaaataaataaataaaaatctttaaaaaaagaaaggagtagatcttttaaaaatacgtAAAGTCTATCTTTGTAAatggtttatttgtattttggtgACACGGATAACTTTAATAattgataatgttttatttttcgaTGCTTTTATAGCAAAGTTTAGTATTTAACTTTAATATGGAATATGGGATCTATCtacattcatgaatatttatcaagtgtaatttttattttcaatatttattataaaggagATTGTTAGTTAAATCCAATCTTGTTTGATTTTAATGCTTTTAGGTATCCCTAAAAGTCAAAATACTTCCCTGTAAAATAGGATCCTCTGGCCTTATGTATtacattcaaatatttacttttaaacctCAACATAGTACTCATTCTACGATTGTTATTCTAACTTGTTTCATAAATTATTCTGGTAGTGAGAAATGCACTATATGTCACCTAAACCTCTGAAGATTTTTAACAACAATATGGCTTTCCTGTAAGGCAGTTCAACATGGAGGAAAGAATAgggttttctattctttaaaaattattttaaacaaaactgatgaacataggggaagggaaagaaagataaaataacatgaaatcagagagggagacaaaccataagagactcttaacagaggaaaaaaaaatctcatagggAAATTCAAATATTAGATTGCTTTAGTTTGACACATTTATTTCCAATAACAAGggtgctggagggaaggtgggtggggggatggggtaactgggtgatgggcataaggagggcatgtgatgtaatgaatcctgggtgttttatgcaagtgatgaatcactaaatactatccctgaaaataataatacactgtatgttaactaacttgaatttaaataaaatctaaaaaaaaaaaaatccaaggtaaTTCTTCTTAGACATTTTCTTAGTGGCAGCCACCAgtggaaaggagagggaaggaggggttcATCAGTATGGTGTTAGGAGTGACAGTTTTGAACCTGTTTCAATGCTAGTTTCAGGACTCTGGTAGGCAAGTTATACTTACCTTTTCTAGTACCCACCTTCTTCCTTTGGAAAATGATAATGATGGGTACCTATTCCATAAAAATCTAAGATTTTTATAGAAAGAAAGTATATAAAGCACATAGCATAATGCTTGGCACACAAAATGTGCTCAACAGATGTTAGTTATCTTccattttcatcttaattttccttattctgaaataatttgtaaattagtTCTAAGTCACTTTAAGGGAAAGTGCTGACCCCTTAAGAAATAggcttaaaatagaaaatgtttgtcTGTAGTTAAGTCAACataaatggaaatgtttttaacCTCCATCAGGTAAAAGAGCTTAATTTGCTTTCTTCTAACTTGGGTACGGGTGGCTCAATCACCAAATGACAGAATTCTTAGATCCTGAGTGTTTTTCatatgaggattaaaaaaaatgttaaaattcataTGGGATAAATGGTCCTTCTACTTATTTCTAAAGCCTACTTTTCAGAGTTCACATTTGATGGTAAATATTTCCCCAAATAGATTTTAGCATAGAGGTGTTAGTTCCAGTGCTTTTTTATACAGTTAAATACATCAAATTCAGCAGTTTGGTGTGGGTGTGGCAGGGATTGGAGAAATTATTAAATGACAACTTCTATTAACCAAAATATAACTGTATTTTAGAGAGTAAAAATAGTAGCCATATCACTTCAGTTCATGAAGACTTAGctgatttttaataattaatatgtttttttctgcCAGTGAGCATTAGATTTCTGCTGACTTTTTAGTGTCATAGTACCTCATAGTAGTTTCTCTACAGGGTTTAAAGGTATAtcccagtgcttttttttttttttttctgtcctgtccATAGGTAATAATCTTTACAAATGCTGTAAGGAGGCTGCCTCTAGAGATTCACATGTGCCATTAATATGTTATAAGGATCGGTCAGTTGCATTGTCTTCTCTTGTCAATCTTGATCGGAGCTTGCCGAGTAAGTCTATAAGCCTGCATGTGCCTGGCAACTGTTACCTAGTGACAGTTTCAGCTGCAGTAGCCATTGGCTGTGCTGTTGATTGGGGCAGGAGGACCGAGTCACCTTTCTGATGGTGAGTTCTTCTGCATCAGCtcaggatgaggaggaggagcagggctcCGGCTCAGGTGGAGGCAGTGATACTGAGAGATTGTGAAGAATATACCGACAGCATCCTGGTAACTGCATCACAGTAAATCAGACTTCTGAATCAAGCAACCCAGCCTAGCAGCTGATAAGAGTGAATGTAGGTGAGAAGATTGCCTTATTCCTGTATGAAGAGAACTATTTTGTGATAAGTGAAACTAGGAATGTACAAGGAGGAATATCCTGTGGctattataaaagaagaaagacttcCCTGAATGACTTGGTGGTGCACGAGAAAATAACTTTCAGAAGAATGCTTTCTGTTAAGCTACTGCTTTTTTCCTgaaggaaatgttttatttctaatgcATGTTATTTCTTCAAGAGGTATGACAACAAAGACAGACAAGAAACTCTGAAATACCTGtactttcaaaaagatttttgaCAAATGTTAACCTGATACCAGAATGACCTTGGAAGCCTTTTGGATGGATTCTATCCTGCAAGCCTTTCAGTATTTCAAAGTCTAGGATTTAAACTCATCTTGATGCTTTAGAGGTATAAAATAAGACCATCTTAAAACCTACCTAATGGCCCCTGTATTAATTGAGCTCTTGCTCAAAATAGAATACAGAAATACAAGAGGCATTTTCGTAACATATGGCTGCTATGTAACTGCAGATATAACAAACAAGGTAATTTTCCACTTTCAGAAGATTTAGTCAAAGTAATCATCGAATGTGTTAATCCTCTGATGAAAATAGAAGAGATATAGAAACATAGACTACAAAGCCTAGTGGAAATACCTAAGTAATGAATAATGGCAGTATTTCTAGTCAAAAAGCTCAGAGTTTATAAGAAAGTTTCTGTTGTCTAAatttcatatttacatatatatgtgggtTATAGATATGGTTGCAAGGTGAGCAATAACTTTGAGCTATGTATTTTATGATTGTGTTCCATTATAAGGAAGGTGGCATATCAGATAATGgaagttattttctgtttttgatgtTGAGATTAGTTACTTATTTTccctttgaaaaggaaaaagtataaaTTACATTATTGGTGGTAGCACTAGTAATTGTAATGGACTAAAACTGTTTTCATATGAATGCTTAAAAATTGCATGCATaatcaaaactttaaagtttaTCATATTTTGTCAGGTGTTAACCCATTGTATATTACCTTCCCTATTGGaaatgcttttgtttcctcatgaGAGTTATAGGGCAATCTGGAGTCTGTTACCTCTGTTCTGCTCCTTTGTGCCCAAGTACAGCTGAGTCTTTTAGAATTAacctttgtgtgtatgtgtgtcagtGGTGGTGGGAAGGAGTTAGCTTTTttgagaaatgagagagaattAGATCATGAAGTTGATCTACCAGCATCAAACCCTGAACGGAGCCCAAAGACACTCTTTGCTGCAATGAACTTTTTCTTAGATTTGCAACTAGATCTTAgatcttaattatttaaattgtaaaatatgaatCCACTTCTCATGATAGATGAAGCAGGAAACCCGAGACAATTTaagacttttccttttctcattcttttatttgatCCCTAACAAACAACCTTTCTGAAGAGACCAAACAGCCCACAAAGGGTTTTCTTCCCTTGgcaattgattttcttttctttttcccgatttaattttttatagtacAAGGTGATCCATTTTCTCTAGAAGTGCCTGTGTCTTCAGAAAGTTTGAGAGCACTGGAGGAAGCTAATCAGTGACCTTTCTTCACCTCCTTTCTAGCTtacttccctttcttcccccctAAAGTTGAGATGTGTCACTGCTGCACTGAGCTGATGAAGAGGCTTGAGTACTCTCTCGGAGGCTCGGCTGTGACAGAAGCACTGCCACTGTCTACTGAAGCTGATCCTAAGACACTCTTGTGCAGAGTTTAACACATGCTGGACAGGGCACCTGCTTGCTGGAGCCAAGGCTACACGTTTCCTTAATTCCAAGCCATGAATGAATCCAGGTGGACTGAATGGAGCATCCTGAACGTGAGCAGTGGCATTGAGAATGTGTCTGAACGTCACTCCTGCCCACTTGGATTTGGCTACTACGGTGCAGTGGATGTGTGCATCTTTGAGACCGTTGTTATTGTCTTGTTGACATTTCTAATCATTGCTGGGAATTTAACAGTCATCTTTGTCTTTCACTGTGCTCCACTCTTGCACCATTATACTACCAGCTATTTTATTCAGACAATGGCATATGCTGATCTTTTCGTTGGAGTTAGCTGCTTGGTTCCTACTCTCTCACTTCTTCACTACTCCACAGGTATCCATGAGTCATTGACTTGCCAGGTTTTTGGATATATCATCTCAGTTCTAAAAAGTGTTTCTATGGCATGTCTTGCTTGTATAAGTGTGGATCGCTATCTTGCAATAACCAAGCCTCTTTCCTACAATCAACTGGTCACCCCTTGtcgcctgagaatttgcattattttaatcTGGATCTACTCTTGCCTCATTTTCTTGCCGTCCTTTTTCGGCTGGGGGAAACCAGGGTACCATGGTGACATTTTTGAATGGTGTGCCATGTCTTGGCTCACCAGTGCCTATTTTActggttttattgtttgtttactttATGCTCCTGCTGCCTTTGTTGTCTGCTTCACTTACTTCCACATTTTCAAAATTTGCCGGCAGCACACCAAAGAGATAAATGACCGGAGGGCCCGATTTCCTAGCCACGAGGTGGATGCCTCTGGAGAGACTGGACACAGCCCTGACCGTCGCTACGCCATGGTTTTGTTTCGGATAACCAGTGTGTTTTACATGCTGTGGCTCCCTTATATAATTTACTTTCTTCTGGAAAGCTCCCGGGTCTTGGACAATCCAACACTGTCTTTCCTAACAACCTGGCTTGCTATAAGTAATAGTTTTTGTAACTGTGTAATCTATAGCCTTTCCAACAGCGTTTTTCGGCTAGGCCTCCGAAGACTATCTGAGACAATGTGTACATCTTGTATGTGTGTGAAGGATCAGGAAGCACGAGACCCCAAACCTAGGAAACGGGCTAATTCCTGCTCCATTTGAAGAGAACTGTATAGTAAATGAAATGTAATCTGATAGGGGTTTTGGATTGTATTCTTGATTTATCTGGAGATTTGCCACTAgagaaatatttacttaaatagtTGACTAGGAGATAAAGGGactaaaggtttcttttttt
Protein-coding regions in this window:
- the GPR52 gene encoding G-protein coupled receptor 52; amino-acid sequence: MNESRWTEWSILNVSSGIENVSERHSCPLGFGYYGAVDVCIFETVVIVLLTFLIIAGNLTVIFVFHCAPLLHHYTTSYFIQTMAYADLFVGVSCLVPTLSLLHYSTGIHESLTCQVFGYIISVLKSVSMACLACISVDRYLAITKPLSYNQLVTPCRLRICIILIWIYSCLIFLPSFFGWGKPGYHGDIFEWCAMSWLTSAYFTGFIVCLLYAPAAFVVCFTYFHIFKICRQHTKEINDRRARFPSHEVDASGETGHSPDRRYAMVLFRITSVFYMLWLPYIIYFLLESSRVLDNPTLSFLTTWLAISNSFCNCVIYSLSNSVFRLGLRRLSETMCTSCMCVKDQEARDPKPRKRANSCSI